A window of the Hypomesus transpacificus isolate Combined female chromosome 10, fHypTra1, whole genome shotgun sequence genome harbors these coding sequences:
- the c10h14orf119 gene encoding uncharacterized protein C14orf119 homolog, producing the protein MSWFFHVNQGSNQQPPDRMPSTTENLSSPSLTDFPLPPQGSVPLSLETLSCCSLNSVASRELMPLSYVTLQEQRCVLSWFLGWGTAQRERFLQDLLGKAVPGKVCTLLDSLSTLQVMDRPPNIFECQLRLWTQWFESWSEEERNSFLHILEERDPIFVAHFYRGVAGTAGKE; encoded by the exons ATGTCCTGGTTCTTTCACGTCAACCAAGGCTCAAACCAGCAGCCCCCTGACCGGATGCCCTCCACTACAGAGAACCTGTCTTCACCTAGCCTGACAGACTTCCCATTGCCTCCACAAGGCTCAGTACCTCTCAGCTTGGAGACCTTATCATGTTGCTCACTGAACTCTGTGGCTAGTAGAGAGCTGATGCCACTGTCTTACGTTACTCTTCAAGAGCAGAGATGTGTGTTGAGCTGGTTTCTAGGTTGGGGCACCGCCCAGAGGGAACGGTTCCTTCAGGACCTTTTGGGGAAAGCTGTGCCAGGAAAAGTGTGCACTCTCCTGGATTCACTGAGCACTCTTCAG GTTATGGACAGACCACCAAATATATTTGAATGCCAGCTGCGCCTCTGGACCCAATGGTTTGAATCCTGGAGTGAGGAGGAAAGAAACAGCTTCTTGCACATCTTAGAAGAGAGGGACCCCATTTTTGTTGCACACTTTTACAGAGGTGTAGCTGGGACAGCGGGCAAGGAATGA
- the dhrs1 gene encoding dehydrogenase/reductase SDR family member 1: protein MALSGWVCLVTGASRGIGRGIALQLSEAGATVYITGRQERTLKETAAQVKERGGNCVPVICDSSKEEEIKDLFEQITREQNGRLDILVNNAYAGVHAIFENMGKKFWETDPSIWDTINNTGLRGHYFCSVYASRIMVAQGRGLIVVISSMGGLKYLFNVPYGVGKAACDRLAADTAFELKSRGVASVSLWPGAVQTELVSQLIIEKDTPVGVDPKFKDVFASGETTELSGRCIVELAKDKNLMSLTGKVLMTSDLARRYGIKDVDGRSVTDYTSIKFLLTQVPYLSWLSPVVPSFLRVPRFALNLASGRF from the exons ATGGCTCTATCTGGCTGGGTATGTTTGGTAACAGGGGCTTCAAGGGGGATTGGTAGGGGCATCGCCCTGCAGTTGTCAGAGGCAGGAGCCACAGTTTACATCACTGGGCGCCAGGAGAGGACTTTGAAAGAAACTGCAGCTCAG GTAAAAGAGAGGGGTGGGAATTGTGTGCCTGTGATCTGTGATTCttcaaaagaagaagaaatcaAAGACCTGTTTGAACAAATCACACGTGAACAAAATGGAAGATTGGACATTCTTGTCAACAATGCTTATGCTGGAGTACAT GCCATTTTTGAAAACATGGGAAAGAAGTTTTGGGAAACTGATCCATCCATATGGGATACCATAAACAACACAGGCCTTAG GGGACACTATTTCTGCTCTGTGTATGCATCACGGATTATGGTGGCTCAGGGCAGAGGCTTGATTGTAGTCATCTCTTCTATGGGAGGGTTGAAATATCTCTTCAACGTGCCATATGGTGTTGGCAAGGCGGCG TGTGACAGGTTGGCAGCAGACACAGCATTTGAGCTCAAGAGCAGAGGAGTAGCGTCTGTCAGCTTGTGGCCAGGGGCAGTCCAAACTGAGTTGGTGTCACAACTCATCATTGAGAAGGACACACCAGTTGGTGTTGATCCTAAG TTCAAAGATGTGTTTGCCAGCGGAGAAACCACAGAGCTTAGTGGGAGGTGTATTGTGGAGCTGGCAAAAG ATAAGAACTTGATGTCGCTAACTGGAAAAGTGTTGATGACCTCTGATCTGGCAAGACGCTATGGAATAAAAGATGTTGATG GCCGCAGTGTGACAGACTACACCTCGATCAAATTCCTTTTGACCCAGGTTCCATATTTGTCCTGGCTCTCCCCTGTAGTGCCTTCATTCCTTCGGGTCCCACGGTTCGCTCTTAACCTTGCCAGTGGACGTTTCTAA